The following are encoded together in the Mycteria americana isolate JAX WOST 10 ecotype Jacksonville Zoo and Gardens chromosome 2, USCA_MyAme_1.0, whole genome shotgun sequence genome:
- the IRX4 gene encoding iroquois-class homeodomain protein IRX-4, with translation MSTNSLTTCCESSGRTLAETGAAASAQTPVYCPVYESRLLATARHELNSAAALGVYGGPYAGPQGYGNYVTYGTEAPAFYSLNSLEAKDGSGSAHAGIAPAAAYYPYDHTLSQYQYDRYGTMDGGTRRKNATRETTSTLKAWLQEHRKNPYPTKGEKIMLAIITKMTLTQVSTWFANARRRLKKENKMTWPPRNKCSDEKRPYEEEEEEEEEGSQEEAMKSGKAEEPTGKEEKELELSDLEDLDAAESESSECELRRPFPHPLPHPLPLPHPGGSHPPRAAEPPAKMPPPAAAAAGEEEEEEAAAAAAAAAEQRARSCLKTAAEECGPDLLGARQRGCESKMCFQQGQQLLEAKPRIWSLAHTATSLNQAEYPSCMLKRQGGSAAAAVAAPVSVIDRHQDSPVTNLRNWVDGVFHDPLFRHSTLNQALSNTTVSWATTKGAILETGALGRAVGTGANVLKGQLSNLAHHDSNKEFLAFPKSGSKMFCS, from the exons ATGAGCACCAACTCCCTGACGACCTGCTGCGAGTCCAGCGGCCGGACGCTGGCCGAGACGGGGGCGGCCGCCTCCGCCCAGACCCCCGTCTATTGCCCGGTGTACGAGAGCCGGCTCCTCGCCACCGCCCGACACGAGCTCAACTCCGCCGCCGCCCTGGGGGTCTACGGCGGCCCCTACGCCGGGCCCCAGGGCTATGGAAACTACGTGACCTACGGCACCGAGGCTCCCGCCTTCTACTCCTTG AACAGTTTGGAGGCGAAGGACGGGAGCGGGTCTGCGCATGCGGGCATCGCCCCGGCGGCTGCCTACTACCCGTACGATCACACCCTCAGCCAGTACCAGTACGACAG GTACGGCACGATGGACGGCGGGACGCGGAGGAAGAACGCCACCCGGGAGACGACCAGCACGCTGAAGGCCTGGCTGCAGGAGCACCGCAAGAACCCCTACCCCACCAAGGGCGAGAAGATCATGCTGGCCATCATCACCAAGATGACCCTCACCCAGGTCTCCACCTGGTTCGCCAACGCCCGCCGGCGGCTCAAGAAGGAGAACAAGATGACCTGGCCCCCGCGGAACAAGTGCTCGGACGAGAAGCGGCCCtacgaggaagaggaggaggaggaggaggagggctcgCAGGAAGAGGCGATGAAGAGCGGGAAAGCCGAGG AGCCCAcgggcaaggaggagaaggagctggagctcAGCGACCTGGAGGACTTGGACGCCGCCGAGTCGGAGAGCTCGGAGTGCGAGCTGCGGCGGCCCTTCCCGCACCCGCTCCCGcacccgctcccgctcccgcacCCGGGCGGCAGCCACCCGCCGCgggccgccgagccccccgccaagatgccgccgccggccgccgccgccgccggggaggaggaggaggaggaggcggcggcggcggcggcggcggcggcggagcagcgGGCGCGGAGCTGCCTGAAGACGGCGGCGGAGGAGTGCGGCCCCGACCTGCTCGGCGCCCGGCAGCGCGGCTGCGAGTCCAAAATGTGCTTccagcaggggcagcagctgctggaggcgAAGCCCAGGATTTGGTCCCTGGCGCACACCGCCACCTCCCTCAACCAGGCCGAGTACCCCTCCTGCATGCTGAAACGGCAggggggctcggccgccgccgccgtcgccgccccGGTCAGTGTCATCGACAGGCACCAGGATTCGCCGGTCACCAACCTCAGGAACTGGGTGGACGGGGTGTTTCACGACCCCCTGTTCAGGCACAGTACTTTGAACCAAGCCCTGAGCAACACGACAGTTTCCTGGGCTACCACCAAAGGAGCCATTCTGGAAACGGGCGCCTTGGGACGCGCGGTGGGGACCGGCGCCAACGTGCTCAAGGGGCAGCTCTCAAACTTGGCCCACCATGACTCGAACAAAGAGTTCCTGGCGTTTCCCAAATCaggaagcaaaatgttttgttcctaA